CAGTTATTTGTAACTCTATGGGTGATATTCGCTCTAAGAGCAACAACGAAAGAAGGAATAGAATGAAAAAAAATAAAATTATCGCCAGCTCAGCCGCAATCCTCTTTGTGATTTTCGGTATCTTCATGATTGGGACAACGTCTGTTTCAGCTCAGACTGCTCCAGATTTTACACTCACCGATCTTAATGGACAGAAGGTCTCACTCTCTGACTATAAAGGTAAGATTATCATTTTAGACTTTTGGGCTACCTGGTGTGGACCCTGTAAGATGGAAATTCCCAGCTTTATAAAACTACAGGATGACTATAAAGATGATGTCGTTGTCCTGGGTGTATCTCTGGATCGTGGTGGCGCAAAAGTTGTGGTCCCCTTTGCCGAGAAAATGAACATCAATTACCCCGTAGTATATGGTGATGGTGGTGTCGTACAAGCCTATGGTGGTGTACGCAGCATTCCTACTACCTTTGTTATCGACAGGGATTTCAATATTCAGCGTAAGTATGTAGGCTATACAGATCACAAGGTCTTTGAGAAGGATATCCTGGCTTTCAAGTAAGGGTTACACAAAATTATTTGCAATAGGCGTAACTGTCGTTTAGTTTCGCCCCGCTAAAGGACTGGAGGAAAGACTATGGCTAAAGCACAAGCATTTGGAGATAAAGTACGCGGAAAGACACGTACCCATAAAAAGATGGTACGTTATATCCTGCCCCTCAAAAAAAATAAAAGCAATTCTCTTCGTTTTAGAGAAGGAATGCTCGCTGTTCCTGAGGAAAAAGAACATGCTGATTATATCACTGAGCAAATGGACTCATTGATTAAATAAGCATCACTCCAGGCAACAATTTCAGAGACGCCCCTTAATGGGGCGTTTCTTTTTTATACCCTGCCGATTACATTTTCAGCCTATGGATCTACAACAAGCCCTTGCACGCATCCGCGAACTCACGGAAGCACTAACTGAGCATAATCATCGTTATTATATACTTGATGACCCCAGCATATCAGATACCGCTTATGACGCTCTCCTCAGAGAGCTAATCGACCTTGAAACCCAATTCCCAGATTTAAAACAGGTAGATTCTCCTACTCAAAGAGTTGGGAGTCAACCGCTTGCAGGATTTGACCAGCTCACCCACAGTATCCCCATGCTCTCCTTATCCAACGCAATGGATGAAGAAGAATTAATCAGTTTTGACGAAAGAGTGCGTAAGGATCTTGAAGTAGAGCAACTCGAATATGTCGTTGAGCCCAAGTTGGACGGCCTCGGAGTGGAGTTGATCTATATTGATGGTGTATTCACCGCTGGATCTACCAGGGGTGATGGTGTCACTGGCGAAAACATAACCAAGAATCTTCGGACCCTGAAAGCCTTGCCTCTGAGACTCAGGGGTAAGAAGCGACCCATCCCTCCCTATCTTGAAGTACGTGGAGAAGTATTCATGGGGCATGGGGATTTTGAGCAATTAAACCAACGACAGCTCGATCAGGAGAAGCAGCCCTTTGCCAATCCGCGTAATGCTGCCGCTGGAAGTTTACGACAACTTGATTCTAGGATCACTGCAAGCCGTAACCTGTTGATCAATCTTTATGCACCTGGCAAAATTGATAATTTCACTGTTGAATCCCATATGGAATTCATTCAGGCCCTCAAGGATTGGGGCTTTCCTGTTAATGCTTTGTATGAATTGTGCCCCAATATTGAAAGTGTTATTCAGTTCCACAACAAACTTGAGCGGGAGAGAGAAAATCTGGAATATGACATCGATGGTACCGTTACCAAAGTG
This is a stretch of genomic DNA from Candidatus Neomarinimicrobiota bacterium. It encodes these proteins:
- a CDS encoding TlpA family protein disulfide reductase, encoding MKKNKIIASSAAILFVIFGIFMIGTTSVSAQTAPDFTLTDLNGQKVSLSDYKGKIIILDFWATWCGPCKMEIPSFIKLQDDYKDDVVVLGVSLDRGGAKVVVPFAEKMNINYPVVYGDGGVVQAYGGVRSIPTTFVIDRDFNIQRKYVGYTDHKVFEKDILAFK